TAGTCAAGAAAAAATGATACCTTGATTAAAACAAATTTTTCAAAACTATTTTGGCAGTAATTTAATTATTAAAGCATAAATTACAACTGCACTCTAACTCTAAAAAAGAATTTTTATGTTAATGAACAAGCGTACTTTTCTCAAAACGGCAGGTCTTGCCACTATCGGAATCATGTTTAATCCTCTTTCGGCTTGTGATTCTTCTAAAAAAACAGATACTACTGAAACAGATTCGACAGCAGTAGCAACTGAAAATGGACTCTTTACACTAAAATCACCCTTCGAATTACCAGCCTTACCTTATGATTTTGCTGCACTAGCTCCAAATATTGACAAACAAACAATGGAAATCCACCATGGAAAACACCATCAAGGTTATGTCAATAAATTAAACAAGGCTATTGAAGGAACAAACTTCGCCAATCAGAATTTATTAGAAATTTTGGAAAGCGTAGGCGAAAATGACACAGCTGTTCGAAATAATGGAGGTGGACATTATAATCACAGTCTTTTTTGGGAATCTTTATCTCCAAAAAATCAGGTTGTCACAGGAAATTTGAAAATAGCTTTAGAAAAAGATTTTGGTTCGTATGAAGCCTTTCAAAAGGAGTTTTCAGAAGAAGCAAAAGGAGTATTTGGCTCAGGTTGGGCGTGGCTTTGTAAAGCAAATGACGGTAAACTTTTCATTACCTCTACGCCAAATCAGGACAATCCATTAATGAAAAATCTTGCAGAAAAAACAGGAACACCACTTTTAGCTCTTGATGTTTGGGAACATGCTTATTACCTCAACTATCAAAACAAACGTGCAGAATACATTGAGAATTTTTATAAAATAATCAACTGGGAAAAAATTGAAGAGCGTTTTAATGCTTAGCTTTGAAGTTTCAAGATATAGAAAAGCAGACTTTTATAAAGTAATTATTTTATAAAAGTCTGCTTTTTTTTTATCAAATTGAAATGTAATACTTACATCTTACAAAATGTCTTTGTAAATACGCCTTTTTGAGATACAAAACGCACTATATACATTCCATTTTTCAAATTACTAATATCTAAATTTGATGAATTCGTAGCTTTAATAATTCTGTTTCCTAACAAATCCACTACTTCAATATGAGAAATAGAAAGTAATTCTGTTCCTTTAAAATGAATACTATTTTGACTTGGATTAGGGTAAAGTGTTATTCTGCTACTTTGCTTTTCATCTATGGCTGTAATGGTCTCATCTGTTTTTATAGTTACTTCATTTGAAAAATTAGAACTAGCTGCATCCTTTTTACCCAAAACTTTATAGGTATAAGTGGTTGTTGGACTTACTTGTGTATCTAGCCAGTTTCTTTCTGCTCCTCCTATTTGTCCCACTTCCTTAAACTCGGTTTCATTTTCACTTTTTCTTGAAATGACAAAGTTTGAAAAACCATCATTTGCCACCCAACTAAGAGCATTTCCTTCAGCAGCTTTAAAGATTCCGATGAGTTGTTGAGGTGCTGGATTAGCATCTACTTTTGTAGTGATAATAGAAGATATATCAGACGAAATAAGATTTCCAAAACCATTATAATAATTTAGCAAAGCATAAACACGCAGATCCGTTTGTTCGCTAATTAGATTAAATAAGAATGACAAAGGAGCTGTTTCACTAGGATTACTATTTAATTTCAAACGAATTGTTTTGCTACTACTTACTTCTACATTCGAAAACTCTAAACTACTTTCTAAAATATCAAGTTTACTCATATCTGCATCTTCATTCAGATAAATAACCATTTCAGTATAAGCTGTTTCAGCAGGCGCATTATTTCCTTTATAAATGTGATAGGTAAATGTTTTGTCTGATGAGATTTCTTCTTGAGTAAGCGAAGGAGTTGATAAAAGCGACAAATTTATACTTTGAGAAACTGCATTTTCATCTATTTGCTGTGTGATTTGTGCTTGCTCGTTATATCTTCCTGTCGAACTATTTATTTCAAGATAATGACGTATATACTCTCCATTTGTGAGAGATTCAGATTCACTTGCTTTCAAAACAATATCTATTGTCTGACTAGAATAAGCTGGAACATCAACCGAAAATGTAGCAGGAATATTTCCATCAAAATCTACACTACTACTCACTATTTCAAATCGACTATCAGGAGTAAAACTTGCTGCAATAGTTTGACTAGAATTAGTAGAATTATCCAACAAAATCTGATACTTATAATCTTGATTTGGCAGCACTCGTTCTCCATCTTGAGAAACAATAATTCCACCTACTCTTCCTCCAGTAGCTCCAATAGCAAAATCTTGTCCTGTTACTGATGGATTGGTGTTTGACAAAGTTACTGTTCTATTTATTGGTGTAGCTTCTGTTATTTGTGGAGAAAATGTAACTGTATTACCAAAAGCACGAAGAAAGTTTAATCTATAATTTCCTTCCGATTCTGTAAAAACCCAAGAATTAGGAAAACTATTACTATTCAATATATTAACACCTGCAATACCTTCTTCTCCAGTATCTTGTACTTGGTTACCATTCCAATCTCTAAATACTTTTCCACTTACAGAATAATAGTCAACATTTCCTAGCTGAGAAACGACAGCACTACTGACAGGAGTAAGATTTGTAGAAGGATTATTTATATTTACTACTGCTGCTACATCTACAGTAAAAGAAGGAACGATATTAACTGTACAAGTATATTCTGTATTTGGTGTAAATCCTCCTATAGGCAGGATAGTAACTGAAGTAACATTTCCATTTGTGACTTGAGTTTCAAATACTGGAGTAGGCAAAGAACTAGACCAACCTAATAAGACTATATTTGGTGGGGCGAAATATCCAGAGCCTGAGTTATATTGTACTTCTCCATTAGGACTTGCTCCATTCGTCATATCCAATGTTTTAGAGGGAACAACAGTATTCCATGCAAGTTCTCCATTTGCATCTGTTCTAAATACAGCAGTATTACCTCCTCCATTAGCAGGAGTAATACTAGCATTACTTCCTCCTCCTTTCAAGCGAATAGGATATTGAGCTTCTGTATATCCTAATCCTGCATCACTTATGTCTACGATTATTTCGTAATCATTTCCACTTACTTGTTGAAAAATTGCATATATATAACTAGGGTACAGAGGGTCTCCAAAAAAATAAGGATTAGCTTGTAAAACATCCTGTGGTGTTGCGTTTGGGGGAAAAGTAATAATATTAGGTGTTACAGTTACAGAGGAGACACTTCCTTGTGATATAGCAGGGTCATATAAATTAAATGTATAAATGCGTTCATCTGGTGTATCATTCAAACCATAATCAAATCTAAAGACATCATTTCCATTACCTCGCCCACCTACATTAGAATTAGTGCTAGTAAGTATCCAATCTCCAGTAGCATTTATATCAAAAAACACACTCCCACTACTTCCACTAGGAGGCACAGCAGGTACTTGTTGAAATGGAGGACTTATAGTTTGTGAAAAACTAGATTGAAATGTAAGGAGTGAAAAAAATAGTATTAATAAATACTTTTGGATTAATTTAAAATAATTCATACGAATAAAATGGGTTAAGTTGTATTTTAATCAAGACCCAAAGAGTAATACAAATGGTTGCATCATTTTGATATTATTTTCTTATAATTTATTTCGTAACTTGCTTTTCTTACATTTCATTTAACTCAAAATTCAATGTTAAAACGTCTAAAACGCTTCTTATTCAGACTCTTACTCAAACTTTCCATTGTCGTTATTATTTTGGCAGCAATTGGTTTTTATCTTTCGCCTTATAAATATCAAACTCCTTTTTATCGTTGGTATTATTCTCATTCGGATTACAAAATACTGCTTTCTGAAATAAAAGTAAAACAAGACTCTCTCAAAAAAGAATATCAAGCAGCCAAAACAGATTCAGAAAAAGATAAGATTTTAGAAAAGGCACAAAAAACATTTAAAAATAGTTTTGAGCAGGTTTGTAAGTATTGGTACGGAACAAAATGGAGTTATTCGGGAACAACACAAATACCTAGCAAGGGAAAAATAGCCTGTGGATATTTTGTAACAACTATTTTGAGAGATTTGGGCTATCCGATTGATAGAATAAAAATGGCTCAAGCAGCTTCTGAAACACTTATCAGAAAAACTGTAGATAAAAAATTTATAAAACTGAAAGTCAATGCAGGCTTTGGAGATTTTATGGAAGAGGTAGAAGAAATGGGTAACGGAATTTATATTTTAGGATTAGATACTCATACAGGTTTTTTGTTTATTGATGGAAGTTCTACTCATTTTATTCATTCTTCAAACGGAATTCTGAAAGGAGTTCGTAATCAAATGGCTTTTAGTTCGAATACAATCAGGAGATCCAAATACAGAGTGGCAGGACAACTACAAGTAGAAAGGTGGCTAAAATGAATGGTAAGTGATAAATGGTAAATTATAAATGCTGATGTTAGAATAAAAAACAGATTTTTCCCTTAGCAATCGTCCGTAATCGGACGTTGATAATGGGATTTACGACAAAACCGTTTATCTTTGTCTTATAAATAGATTCTTCTTCTTATTTCTATCATTTATATCATTGTTTTAAGAACATGAAAAAATATACTTTCGACACAAAAAACGATACTCGCTCAGGTTTTGGCGACGGACTTACAGAACTAGGTAAAACAAACCCTAAAGTAGTGGCACTTTGTGCTGACCTTATTGGTTCACTCAAAATGGGCGATTTTCAAAAGCAATTTCCAGAGCGTTTCTATCAAGTTGGTATTGCAGAAGCCAATATGATGGGTATTGCAGCAGGTCTTACTATTGGTGGCTGGATTCCTTTTACTGGAACTTTTGCCAATTTTTCAACAGGTAGAGTATATGACCAAATTCGTCAGTCGATTGCTTATTCTGGTAAAAATGTCAAAATTTGTGCTTCTCATGCAGGTATTACACTTGGAGAAGATGGTGCAACACACCAAATTTTGGAAGATATTGGAATGATGCAAATGCTTCCTCACATGACTGTTATCAATCCTTGTGATTATAACCAAACAAAAGCAGCCACTTTAGCAATTGCAGATTATCAAAACCCTGTTTATTTGCGTTTTGGTCGTCCGAAAGTTCCTGTTTTTATGCCTACTGATACAAAATTTGAAATCGGAAAAGCAATCACTTTACAAGAAGGAACAGATGTTACTATTTTTGCAACTGGACACTTGGTTTGGGAAGCTCTTTTGGCTCATGAAGAACTTTTAAAAGAAGGAATTTCTGCCGAAATCATCAATATACATACAATTAAACCATTAGATAGAGAAGCAATTTTGAAGTCTGTTTCTAAGACAAAATGTGCTGTTTCTGCCGAAGAGCATCAAATTATGGGTGGTTTGGGAAGTAGTATTGCACAAACTTTAGTGATGAATAATCCTGTTCCTATGGAATTTGTAGGTGTAAATGATAGCTTCGGAGAAAGTGGAACACCTGAAGAATTGATGATAAAATATGGACTTACTTCAACTGATATTATCAAAAAAGCAAAAGCTGTTTTAGAACGTAAAGCAAAATTTGCTTCAGTTTAAATTAAAATTATATAGCATAGAATTTGTTATTCTATTTAGACAAAAAAGGCAATTTTAAAATAGATTGCCTTTTTTTTTGTAAATTTTGACTTTTATTTTTCAAAGAAAATTTCTCTCGCTGTTTTTGGTATTACGCCGTTGTTGGTGTCCTCACCAATAACATTTAACTCAAAAAAATGATAAAAAATATTTTACGTGGTGTATTAGATACTTTTGGCTACGAAGCACGAAAAAAATATGTTCCTACACAACATAGCACAGAAAGTTATGCTAATTTTGGAGAAGACAAAATACTGGCTTCTTACTTTGATAAAATTAGTAAAAATACAGAATCAGATAATAATTTTATAGTAGATATTGCAGCTTCTGACGGAATTACGATGTCTAATACTTTCGTTTTTTTTAGGGATGGATATGAAGGAGTAGCTGTTGAGTACGATAGTGAAAAATTTGCTTTTTTATCTAATTTGTACAAAATTTATCCGAATGTTCAGCTTTTACGCACCAAAGCGTTGCCTGATACAGTTCTTTCACTTTTGAAAGTAGCCGAAGCTCCAAAAGATTTCTTGTTCCTAAATTTGGATATTGATAGTTATGATTATTTTATTTTAGATAGTATTCTTTCAGAATATCGTCCTAGAGTAATTTGTACTGAAATTAATGAGCGTATTCCTTATCCTACTCGTTTTACAGTAACCTATCACCCAGATACGTTTTGGAAGGGCGACAATTTTTTTGGATATAGCGTGGCAATGTTAGAAGATATTTGTGAAAAATATGATTATCAAGTCGTTAATATCCATTATAACAATGCTTTTTTAGTTCCAAAAGAACTCAACCAAGCTGTAAAGTTAAACGAAAATCCTGCTTCGATAGAAGAATTGTACAAGAAAGGATATTTGAATCAAACTGACCGAAAAATAAAGTTTGCACACAATTCAGAAATAGACCACTTATTAGAAAAATCACCAGAAGAAGTAAAAGAATTTTTGAAAAAAGAATTTGAGAAATACAAAGGAAATTATATTTTGGAATAAATATGTGTTGTAATAAACTAATTTTAAAACACATTTTTTATCACTCAAAACAAAAACTATGAAAAGCGAATTTCCAAATTATCATAAAGACATCGTCATTGATGGAGTTTCAGTAGCTGTAGGCGAACACAAACAAATCAATCTCAATATTGCAAAACTTCCTTCACGTACTTCTATTGATACACCTGTTTTTGTATATCGTTCCAAAAAACCTGGTAAAACATTGTTGTTAATTGCAGGTATGCATGGCGATGAAGTAAATGGAGTAGAGATAATAAGACAATTAATTTCTAAAGAATTACTCATTCCTAAACGTGGAACTGTCATTGCCATTCCTCTTTTAAACATTTATGGCTTTTTGAATTTTTCTAGAGAAGTTCCTGATGGAAAAGATATTAATAGAAGTTTCCCTGGGAGCAAAGAAGGTTCACTGGCTAGTCGTGTGGCTAATGCGTTTACTACCGAAATTTTACCTCATATAGATTTAGGCTTAGATTTTCATACAGGAGGAGGAAGAATAAATAATTTCTCTCAGCTTCGTTGTTTGCTTGCTGAAGGAAAAAATGAAGAATATGCTCGTGCTTTTGCACCTCATTTTATTATTAATGCCAAACTAAGAGATAAGTCGCTTCGTAATCTTGCTCAACAAATGGGAAAACCTATTTTGGTATACGAAGGAGGAGAGTCACAACGCCTAAATCGTGCACCTGTAAAAGAAGGAATGCGTGGTGCTGTTCGTTTAATGCATCATTTAGACATGATAGACAGAGAAGATATACTCAAAATGCGTGGTGCAGACCGAGTTACAGAACCTGTTATTTTGGAACGTACTTCTTGGATGCGAGCTAAATTTTCAGGTCTTTTTAGATCTTTTGTTAGAAATGGTTCGATGATAGAGGAAGGACAAATTATTGGAAGCCTTACAGATCCTTTTGGAGAACTTCATCACGATATTATTTGCAAACAACGTTGCCATGTAGTAGCAATTAATCATCAAGCTGTTGTAAATCAAGGAGATGCCATCTTTCATTTGGGTAAAACAAGTTAGAAAGTTATAATTATTTATTTAGATTTAAAATAGTTCTTTTGTCTACGAGAGGTAAACACAGATTAATTTTTGTTGAATATTTTCACAATCATATTAAACAAATTTTATATTTTTGCGTTATTGTATAAATTATTTACTACTCAGGAAGACAAAAATAGTGTTTTATTAACTTTGAAAGAAAAGATATAATACTAATAATATATTAATAATCTACTCTACTTACTCTTAAATTTATTTATCGTGCGAGATACCAATACTTATTCCATACGAGATTTAGAAAACCTAACAGGCATTAGAGCACATACTATCCGAATGTGGGAACAGCGTTATGAAATCGTAACGCCCAAACGAACAGATACAAACATTCGTTACTATGACTCAGAAGATTTGAAATATATGCTCAATGTAGCATTACTCAATAATAATGGGGTTCGTATTTCGAAGATTGCCAAAATGTCCCAAAACGAAGTATATGTAAAAGTAAGGGAAACTCTTTCAAGAACTTCGGATTATCAATCTCAGATTAGCGCACTAACAGCTGCTACAATTGATATCAATGAAGAACAGTTTGAGAGAATCATGTCGACGAGTATTTTGCAGTTTGGTTTTGAAAAGACAATGCTTAATATTATTTATCCTTTTTTGAGCAGAATAGGAATGCTTTGGACTACCAATGCAATTAATCCAGCTCAAGAACATTTTATTACAGGACTTATTCGTCAGAAAATAATTGTTGCAATAGATGGACAGTATAGAGATAAGTCATCTGGGACAGGAAAAAAATATATTTTATTCTTACCTAGTGGAGAATTGCACGAAATTTCTCTCCTATTTTCTTATTATTTATTGAAAGTAAGAGGAAATCAAGTCATTTATTTAGGGCAAAATCTTCCTTTGAAAGACTTACAAGAAGTATATGCAACTCACAAACCTGCTACCTTAATAACCATTATTACGTCTTCACCAAGTGCAAATGCAGTAGAAGAATATTTATTTGAGATTGGTGAGCGTTTTCCAGATGCTGATATTTTAGTTTCTGGCTTTCAGGTAATGGGACAAGATTATAAGACTTCTAAAAATGTTCATATTCTACAAAAACCACAAGATTTGATTTCTTATTCGGAAGATAAAGCTGCCGAATAGATATAAAATTATTTTTCATAATTGTATTTTTTATAAATAAGGAATTGAAATTAAATAACATACTCATTTAAAAATAATGTTTTTTTGATATTCAGTGTATTACATTCATAATTTTAATTCGTAATTATTTCTAAGCTATTAAAGTTAGATTTTTCCTTCTATAGATGAGCCGTTTGGGTGTTTTTTTTTGTGTATTAAAGTGAAAACCAAATTTCATTTTTACTAATTTTAAAATTAAACTACTCAAAATTATGGAATCTCAAGAATCAAGACAATCAAAAAACTTTTCAGATATAGAAACAGCTACTGAAAGAAGCATTTCTATTTCAGATAAAGAAAAATCAAATGGAATTATAGCCTACATTACTATAATAGGGTGGGTTATAGCTTTTGTTCAGAATCAAGAGCAAAAATCTGAATATGTTAATTTTCATATTCGCCAAATGCTTGGTATAGGAGTAGCAGGTATTGCTCTATCAGTAGTAAATATTATTCCATTACTTGGATGGCTAATTTCTATACTTGGAATAATACCTTTAGTTATTTTTTGGGTAATGGGACTTATGGGAGCTATAAATGGTGAACACAAGCCTGTTCCAATTATAGGAGAGCATTTTCAAGAATGGTTTAAAAGTGTAGGAGCTTAAAAGGTCTTTAGTTAGCTCTACTCACATATATAAAAAATGACTGATAAATAAGTTTTTATCAGTCATTTTTGCTTTTTGAAATAAGTACAAAAGTTTTTTTATTCTGAAGATTTGGGTTGAAAAACAAAACCTTGTTCGCTGCTTCGTTCCTCAAAATCAATTTCTAGACCTATCAGAAATAACATATCTTTTTTTTGATAGATAACTTCTAGTCTTTCTTTGTCATTACTTAAAGAACTCAAAGGATTTTCTAAAAAATACGATTCATCTTCTTCCTTTTTTTTATCAAAACCTAGACGGAAATTGACTCCACTACATCCATTCCCACCCTGTACAATTAAGCGCAATCCGTATTCTTTAGGAATGCTTTTGGTTGATAGAATAGTTTGAATATGAGAAAATGCTTTATCAGAAATTGTAACAGGAATCATTTGTTAATTAAAAGTATCATAGATTTCTAAGTCTATTATTAAAAGATAAATTAAATATCACGATAGTGTCAGTTCGCTCCGTTAAAATAAAATATGAAAAACATCATCAATGATTTTGCTACAAAATTAGTTGATAATTTTGACTTTTTGAACTGTATCTGCTTCTATTTTAAAGTCAGCTTCATCAAAGTCAGGTGCGCTTACCTTAGGCTTGAAATTAGTAGAAAATCCATAGCCTTCTTTTGGAATTCCAAACATATTGCTATCCATTTCATTATTTCCGTTTTCGTCGTGAAATAATGCAAAAGCATAATCTCCTGCTTCTAAATCTGTAAAAGTAATTGTTGCTTTTTTATCTTTTATAGTTACTTTCATTTTTTTGACAGCCTTCGAATCATCTTTTGGAAAACCATCTTCTCCCTTAAAAAGAGCTATCATTATTGTTCCTTTGTCACTTTTTATATTAGAAACTTCCACTGTGAGTGTATGTTGAGCAAATGCTGTGGTAGAAAAGGCAAAAATAGACATAAATAAAACAGCAAATAAAGCTGTTTTGAAAAATTGAGAAGATTTCATAATTGGATTTAATAATGAGATATAAATTGAAAAAATAATTCACTCATAGATTACTCTATTATTATACCAAATGTTTTGATATTTAGAAGTAAAATATGGTTTTTAATAGATTTTTTATTAATTAACTCATTTTAAGTCCAATACAGTTGTTGGTGTTTTAGCGAAACGACACCAAGAGCCAAATAACTTATCATACTTTTTACAACATCACCTCTTCCTCTTATCTTAATGATTCTGAAACATTAGCTGTTTCAAATGAAGCCATACTATTCAGAAAAGCAATAGCAGATTCCAAAAGAGGATAGGCAATAGCACACCCTGTCCCCTCTCCCAAACGCATTCCCAATAAAAGAAGTGGCATTACTCTCAAATGCTCTAACATGTGAGCATGTCCATATTCGCCAGATTGATGAGAAAAAATCATATACTCTTTACTTTGTGGATAAAATGCATGTGCCATCATAGCAGCAGCCGTTGCAATAAAACCATCTACTAAAATAACCATGCCTTGTTGTGCTGCTTCTAGCATTGCTCCTACCATATGAGCAATTTCAAAACCTCCAAAAGTAGCTAAAACTTCGAAGGGTTTCATGTTTTTTGGATATTTGCGATCAGCTTGTTTCAAAAGAGTAAGTTTTTTATCTATTCCTCTTTCATTCAATCCTGTTCCACTTCCTACACATTCAGCAAGTTTTATTCCTGTGAGATGATGCAAAATAAGAGATGCAGAAGAGGTATTTCCAATTCCCATTTCTCCAAAACCAATAATATTTGTACCTTTTTTAGAAATATTTTCTACAATTTTACTTCCTTGTTCTATACATTTCCAACATTCTTTTTCACTCATAGCAGGTTTGTCTAAAAAATTATTTGTACCAAGTGCTATTTTTAGTTGTAAAAAATTCTCTTGTTGCTCATCGAATTCTTTTTTTACTCCTGTATCTACAACAATGAGTTCAATATTGCTTTGCTTACAAAAAATATTAATTGCTGCTCCTCCTTGTAAAAAGTTTTTTACCATTTGGTGTGTTACCTCCTGTGGATATTGGCTAACACCACTTTCTGCAATTCCATGGTCAGCAGCAAAAACAACAATGTGAGGGTTGAGAAGAGTAGGGGAAAGTGTTTGTTGTATAAGTCCTATTTGAAGAGCAATACCTTCTAATCTTCCTAAAGAGCCAATAGGTTTTGTTTTTTGATTGATTTTTCGCTGTAATTCTGGACGCAAACCCAAAGAAGGAGCAGCAATAGTAAAGGATAAAGACATAGAATAAAAAGTTAATAAAAATGTTTTTTTTTCAAAAATACAATACTTTATTTAATCCACAATAATAAAGACTATAAAAGAGTTGTATAATAAAAATGATTTTCTTTGTTTTGTCATAAAATACAACATTTACTGTTGATTTAACACAACCTTTTCCTTCTGAATAGAGTATATTAAAAAACATTTGTTCATTGTTAGAGCTTTTTTTATATACTCAGAATCACTTTTATTTTATTTTATTCAACCTTATCTTACTTATGCGTTCTATTTTTTTTCGTGCTTTTATTGCTTTCACTTTCTTAGCCTTTGCTGGTTTAGGTACTTCTTGTCAACGTTCGGCTTGTTATGTTAAACCGAAAGCAGCTAAACAAAAGCGTGCACATTATAATAATCAGTATAAATAATTATTATTTTCAAAGTTATTTAAACCCTAAAAAGCAGCAAAATTAATAGTAAATCTATATTTTATAGAATAGAAATAAAAGCTTTTAGGTCTAGGGCAATTCTACATAAATATCAGTAGATTTGCCCTATTTTTTTACAGGTTATAACTAAAGTTGTTTAAGAATACTCTTTTTCCTTAGCACTAGGTTTGCAAACCTAGTGCTAAGGAAAAAGAACATAGCCTTTGTTGGTGTTTTAGCGTAGCAACACCAACAAATATACACTCAAAATCTATTCTTAAACAACTTCACTATTTACAAAAATAAAAAGCTATTTGATGCACCTATTTCAAAATTGCTTTTCCGTTTTTATCTAAAAATAAATGCTTACTATCTACATTATACATTCGCAGTGCATTATCACTATCTTTTCTACTTTGATTGAGATAAGCTCTACCACTTTTTGAAATAAAATCAAGAGTATCTAAAGATAAAAAAGGCGAAAAAGGAACAGAATCATTTTGAGCTGGATAAATACGGTATTCATTCTTTGAAGCATCACGAACTCTTCCAAAATAGACCCAAGTAGGCAAATGAGCAATGTTTTTCAAAATAATTTTTGATATTTTTTGATTATTATTTTTTGGGTCTCTCTTTTGATTTTTTTCAGTTACTTTTTCCATTTCTAGCCAAACAATTGCGCCATTATGACGAAAACGCTTTCTTTGTCCAGAATAGAAGTTTCCCATTGAATAGGCTACAATTCCACTATCCAAAGTCGCATTGCCTTGAGTTTTATATTTTTTCAACGGCTGTAAAACATGTGGATGTCCTCCAATGATTACATCTGCACCAAGTTCAATCGTTTTTTCAGTAATCATCTTTTGATATGAATTTGGCTCTGGCAAATATTCTGCGCCCCAGTGGTAATGAATCAAAACAATTTCAGCTCCTTGTTTTCTTGCTTTCTGAATATCTTGTCCTACTTTTACAGTATCAATAAGCTGAAAAAGATGGCTTTCAGATTCACGAAGCGTGATATTCGAAAATTGTGTATAAGCCAAAATACTATATTTAATATCATTTTTTTCAAACACTTTTATTTCGTCTTGTGCTTCCTGTGTGCGATACGAACCCAGAACTCCTGTAAAATTTCGTTTGTCTAGTTCATCTAAAGTACGCAAAACACCATCTTTTCCTTGGTCGTAAGTATGGTTATTTACTGTTACGATAATGTCAAAACCTGCATCTTTGAGCGCATCAGCGTAGGCGTTTGGCGTATTGAATTGGGGATAAGATTTATAATTCTTTCCTTCTCCTGCTAAAACCGTTTCTAAATTTCCGACCATTACATCAGCAGCTGATAGAAATGGCTTTACTCCTTCAAAAACAGGAACAAAATCATACGTATCATTTCCTTGAAAAACAGCTTGATATTGCGAGCCATGACACATCAAATCGCCAGTAAAAGCAAACGTAATTTTATTTGTATCTGGCTTTTCTGTAAAGTCTTTTATAGGCTCAAAGTTGGCAATTACCTTTAATGAATCCTTTATTCTTTCACTATCTTCTGTACTTGCAGATGCTTCTTGTGCAGGCGAACACGATGAGAAATTTGA
This is a stretch of genomic DNA from Bernardetia sp. MNP-M8. It encodes these proteins:
- a CDS encoding succinylglutamate desuccinylase/aspartoacylase family protein, whose amino-acid sequence is MKSEFPNYHKDIVIDGVSVAVGEHKQINLNIAKLPSRTSIDTPVFVYRSKKPGKTLLLIAGMHGDEVNGVEIIRQLISKELLIPKRGTVIAIPLLNIYGFLNFSREVPDGKDINRSFPGSKEGSLASRVANAFTTEILPHIDLGLDFHTGGGRINNFSQLRCLLAEGKNEEYARAFAPHFIINAKLRDKSLRNLAQQMGKPILVYEGGESQRLNRAPVKEGMRGAVRLMHHLDMIDREDILKMRGADRVTEPVILERTSWMRAKFSGLFRSFVRNGSMIEEGQIIGSLTDPFGELHHDIICKQRCHVVAINHQAVVNQGDAIFHLGKTS
- a CDS encoding MerR family transcriptional regulator; translated protein: MRDTNTYSIRDLENLTGIRAHTIRMWEQRYEIVTPKRTDTNIRYYDSEDLKYMLNVALLNNNGVRISKIAKMSQNEVYVKVRETLSRTSDYQSQISALTAATIDINEEQFERIMSTSILQFGFEKTMLNIIYPFLSRIGMLWTTNAINPAQEHFITGLIRQKIIVAIDGQYRDKSSGTGKKYILFLPSGELHEISLLFSYYLLKVRGNQVIYLGQNLPLKDLQEVYATHKPATLITIITSSPSANAVEEYLFEIGERFPDADILVSGFQVMGQDYKTSKNVHILQKPQDLISYSEDKAAE
- a CDS encoding transketolase family protein — its product is MKKYTFDTKNDTRSGFGDGLTELGKTNPKVVALCADLIGSLKMGDFQKQFPERFYQVGIAEANMMGIAAGLTIGGWIPFTGTFANFSTGRVYDQIRQSIAYSGKNVKICASHAGITLGEDGATHQILEDIGMMQMLPHMTVINPCDYNQTKAATLAIADYQNPVYLRFGRPKVPVFMPTDTKFEIGKAITLQEGTDVTIFATGHLVWEALLAHEELLKEGISAEIINIHTIKPLDREAILKSVSKTKCAVSAEEHQIMGGLGSSIAQTLVMNNPVPMEFVGVNDSFGESGTPEELMIKYGLTSTDIIKKAKAVLERKAKFASV
- a CDS encoding superoxide dismutase — encoded protein: MNKRTFLKTAGLATIGIMFNPLSACDSSKKTDTTETDSTAVATENGLFTLKSPFELPALPYDFAALAPNIDKQTMEIHHGKHHQGYVNKLNKAIEGTNFANQNLLEILESVGENDTAVRNNGGGHYNHSLFWESLSPKNQVVTGNLKIALEKDFGSYEAFQKEFSEEAKGVFGSGWAWLCKANDGKLFITSTPNQDNPLMKNLAEKTGTPLLALDVWEHAYYLNYQNKRAEYIENFYKIINWEKIEERFNA
- a CDS encoding T9SS type A sorting domain-containing protein; this translates as MNYFKLIQKYLLILFFSLLTFQSSFSQTISPPFQQVPAVPPSGSSGSVFFDINATGDWILTSTNSNVGGRGNGNDVFRFDYGLNDTPDERIYTFNLYDPAISQGSVSSVTVTPNIITFPPNATPQDVLQANPYFFGDPLYPSYIYAIFQQVSGNDYEIIVDISDAGLGYTEAQYPIRLKGGGSNASITPANGGGNTAVFRTDANGELAWNTVVPSKTLDMTNGASPNGEVQYNSGSGYFAPPNIVLLGWSSSLPTPVFETQVTNGNVTSVTILPIGGFTPNTEYTCTVNIVPSFTVDVAAVVNINNPSTNLTPVSSAVVSQLGNVDYYSVSGKVFRDWNGNQVQDTGEEGIAGVNILNSNSFPNSWVFTESEGNYRLNFLRAFGNTVTFSPQITEATPINRTVTLSNTNPSVTGQDFAIGATGGRVGGIIVSQDGERVLPNQDYKYQILLDNSTNSSQTIAASFTPDSRFEIVSSSVDFDGNIPATFSVDVPAYSSQTIDIVLKASESESLTNGEYIRHYLEINSSTGRYNEQAQITQQIDENAVSQSINLSLLSTPSLTQEEISSDKTFTYHIYKGNNAPAETAYTEMVIYLNEDADMSKLDILESSLEFSNVEVSSSKTIRLKLNSNPSETAPLSFLFNLISEQTDLRVYALLNYYNGFGNLISSDISSIITTKVDANPAPQQLIGIFKAAEGNALSWVANDGFSNFVISRKSENETEFKEVGQIGGAERNWLDTQVSPTTTYTYKVLGKKDAASSNFSNEVTIKTDETITAIDEKQSSRITLYPNPSQNSIHFKGTELLSISHIEVVDLLGNRIIKATNSSNLDISNLKNGMYIVRFVSQKGVFTKTFCKM